In a single window of the Eshraghiella crossota genome:
- the panC gene encoding pantoate--beta-alanine ligase, which produces MKVEGTVKSVKDQVKEWKKEGLSIGFVPTMGYLHEGHASLIKAAREGNDRVVVSIFVNPMQFGPTEDLASYPRDLAKDSALCESLGVDMIFHPEPEEMYHENFSSYVDMSVLTEELCGLSRPVHFRGVCTVVNKLFNIVQPDRAYFGQKDAQQLAIIKHMVEDLNMNVEIIGCPIIREADGLAKSSRNTYLSAEERKAALILSKSINLGRKMVEDGETDTGVITKAMTDLINTEPLAKIDYVKAVDGITIRPVAKVKKPMLVAIAVYIGKTRLIDNFMI; this is translated from the coding sequence ATGAAAGTAGAAGGAACAGTTAAATCAGTTAAAGACCAGGTTAAAGAATGGAAAAAGGAAGGCTTAAGCATAGGATTTGTCCCAACAATGGGATATCTCCATGAAGGACATGCAAGTCTTATTAAAGCCGCAAGAGAAGGCAATGACAGAGTTGTTGTAAGTATTTTTGTCAATCCTATGCAGTTTGGACCGACAGAAGATCTTGCAAGCTACCCAAGAGACCTTGCAAAAGACAGTGCTTTGTGTGAATCCTTAGGCGTTGATATGATCTTTCATCCGGAACCTGAAGAAATGTATCATGAAAATTTCAGCTCTTATGTTGATATGTCTGTGCTTACGGAAGAACTTTGCGGATTAAGCAGACCTGTTCATTTCAGGGGTGTATGCACAGTTGTTAATAAGCTTTTTAATATTGTACAGCCTGACAGGGCATATTTTGGACAAAAAGATGCACAGCAGCTTGCAATAATAAAGCATATGGTTGAAGACCTCAATATGAATGTGGAAATTATCGGATGCCCTATTATCAGGGAAGCTGACGGACTTGCAAAAAGTTCAAGAAATACCTACCTCTCAGCAGAAGAGAGAAAGGCAGCCCTTATTCTCAGTAAGAGTATAAACCTCGGACGTAAGATGGTAGAAGACGGTGAAACAGACACAGGCGTTATCACAAAAGCCATGACAGACCTTATTAACACAGAACCACTTGCAAAAATTGATTATGTTAAGGCTGTTGACGGCATCACAATAAGACCTGTTGCAAAGGTTAAGAAGCCTATGCTGGTTGCGATTGCAGTATACATCGGTAAGACAAGACTTATAGATAATTTCATGATTTAA
- a CDS encoding SGNH/GDSL hydrolase family protein, with the protein MIRKSSCIFVLTLVVLALVAAVGSIDNNRMIAGNNGVSDNEIVTDMDDMVKYDISIESVKQDKVSGTLSGGETGTSENVSEAPTEPVTEAPTEPATEPATEPVTEAPTEPVTELETAAPVNWKYVYVGDSRTKGLKAALEKYGRITGKETFICEIGEGYDFLMANMANIRSVCDSSTVLIIGLGINDMKYRYNEYIAAINNMAATMDCQIYFMLVNPVNEAEEAAGGKFHITNADIDTFNARMLSGLGPSVHIIDTNSYLKNVIVNYTTMDGLHYTDETYIIVYDYMQNFIPHS; encoded by the coding sequence ATGATAAGAAAATCAAGTTGTATTTTTGTCCTGACACTTGTAGTCCTTGCACTTGTGGCGGCTGTCGGGTCAATTGATAATAACAGGATGATTGCCGGAAATAACGGAGTATCGGATAATGAGATTGTTACCGATATGGATGATATGGTTAAATATGATATCAGCATAGAGTCTGTAAAACAGGATAAGGTATCGGGAACGCTTTCAGGCGGAGAGACAGGTACCTCAGAGAATGTCAGTGAGGCACCTACGGAGCCTGTTACAGAAGCACCGACAGAACCTGCGACAGAACCTGCGACAGAGCCGGTGACAGAGGCCCCTACAGAGCCTGTTACAGAACTGGAAACAGCAGCTCCTGTTAATTGGAAATATGTATATGTCGGAGATTCCAGAACAAAAGGACTTAAAGCGGCACTTGAGAAATATGGCAGAATTACCGGTAAAGAGACTTTTATCTGTGAAATCGGTGAAGGATATGACTTCCTTATGGCTAATATGGCTAATATCAGAAGTGTATGTGATTCTTCAACAGTTCTTATAATAGGACTTGGAATTAATGATATGAAATACAGATATAACGAGTATATAGCGGCTATTAATAATATGGCGGCTACAATGGACTGCCAGATTTATTTTATGCTTGTTAATCCGGTTAATGAAGCGGAAGAAGCAGCTGGCGGCAAGTTCCATATTACCAATGCCGATATAGATACTTTTAACGCCAGAATGTTGTCGGGACTTGGACCAAGTGTCCATATTATAGATACTAATTCATATCTTAAGAATGTAATCGTCAATTACACTACAATGGATGGATTACATTATACGGATGAGACATATATAATCGTCTATGATTATATGCAGAATTTTATACCCCATAGTTAA
- a CDS encoding TIM-barrel domain-containing protein: MIFKYAFGRPFKTDAVIKSFPLVNSLPDYIEMSQDKKSFTAKLGVDDIIYGLGESVRGINKRGFRYISNCTDDFSHTEDKSSLYAAHNFFVVDGEETYGIYVDFPGKVYFDFGYTDLDTLTVSVEEANYELYVVEGDNVMDIIKKFREIIGQSYVAPKWAFGYQQSRWSYNTADEVREIVRGYRDNHIPIDAVYLDIDYMDNYKDFTVSEKAFPDFKNFVSEMKDNNIHLVPIIDAAVKKERGYDVYEEGAAKDYFCKDEDGNDFVTAVWPGKSLLPDFLNEKVRDWFGMKYKRLIDMGIDGFWNDMNEPALFYSEKNLKKTMEELKKYVGKDLSLQELWDFKDLVNGLANSPSDYRSFYHNFNGEKVCHERVHNLYGYFMTRAAAEAFRIIEPDKKVLMFSRASYIGMHRYAGIWTGDNSSWWSHIELIMHQLPNMNMCGFMYVGADTGGFNNNATEDLLMRFTELSMFTPLMRNHAALGTRPQEFFRYKNIKTFRNLVTLRYGMIPYLYSEYLKSVKFNTLMFTPLGIAFPEDRICRHIEDQLMVGENIMIAPVYKQNTFGRYVYLPEDMTMIRFRSLEDRDVVPLRKGHHYINVALHEVLVFVRKDKFFFTGKAIQSTAELENNEYTFYCADGYKGEYELFTEIYKSERIHN; this comes from the coding sequence ATGATTTTTAAATATGCTTTTGGAAGACCATTCAAAACAGATGCGGTTATTAAAAGCTTTCCACTGGTCAACTCTCTTCCTGACTACATCGAAATGAGTCAGGATAAGAAATCCTTTACTGCAAAATTGGGAGTAGATGATATTATTTACGGACTCGGTGAAAGTGTTCGTGGTATTAATAAGCGTGGTTTCAGATATATCAGTAATTGCACAGATGACTTCAGCCATACTGAAGACAAATCCTCTCTTTATGCCGCCCACAACTTTTTCGTGGTAGACGGCGAGGAAACTTATGGTATATATGTTGATTTTCCGGGTAAAGTATATTTTGATTTCGGCTATACAGACCTAGATACATTAACAGTTTCTGTGGAAGAAGCCAACTATGAACTTTATGTTGTGGAAGGCGATAATGTTATGGACATTATCAAAAAATTCCGTGAAATAATCGGTCAGAGTTATGTAGCTCCTAAATGGGCTTTTGGTTATCAGCAAAGCCGCTGGAGTTACAATACTGCCGATGAAGTAAGGGAAATCGTCAGAGGCTACAGAGATAACCACATTCCTATAGATGCCGTATATCTTGATATCGACTATATGGACAACTACAAAGATTTTACAGTCAGTGAAAAAGCCTTTCCTGATTTCAAAAACTTTGTATCCGAGATGAAAGATAACAATATCCACCTTGTTCCAATAATAGATGCCGCCGTAAAAAAAGAACGTGGCTATGATGTTTACGAAGAAGGTGCTGCAAAAGATTATTTCTGCAAGGATGAAGACGGAAATGATTTTGTCACAGCTGTATGGCCCGGCAAATCTCTTCTTCCCGACTTTCTTAATGAAAAAGTCCGTGACTGGTTCGGCATGAAATACAAAAGACTTATTGATATGGGCATTGACGGTTTCTGGAACGATATGAATGAGCCTGCTCTCTTTTATTCCGAAAAGAATCTTAAAAAGACAATGGAAGAACTTAAAAAATATGTCGGCAAAGACCTTTCCCTTCAGGAACTTTGGGATTTCAAAGACCTTGTGAACGGTCTTGCCAACAGTCCTTCGGACTACAGAAGTTTTTACCATAACTTCAATGGTGAAAAGGTATGTCATGAAAGAGTCCACAACTTATATGGCTATTTTATGACAAGAGCGGCTGCGGAAGCATTCAGAATAATTGAACCTGATAAAAAGGTTCTTATGTTTTCCCGTGCTTCATACATTGGCATGCACCGTTATGCAGGTATATGGACAGGTGATAATTCGTCATGGTGGTCACATATTGAACTTATCATGCACCAGCTTCCTAATATGAATATGTGTGGATTCATGTATGTCGGTGCTGATACAGGCGGCTTTAACAATAATGCAACAGAAGACCTCCTGATGAGATTTACCGAGCTTTCAATGTTTACCCCTCTTATGCGTAACCATGCAGCCCTGGGTACAAGACCACAGGAATTTTTCCGCTACAAAAACATCAAAACGTTCCGTAACCTTGTTACGTTAAGATATGGCATGATTCCTTACCTTTACAGTGAATATCTCAAATCAGTTAAATTTAACACATTGATGTTTACTCCTTTGGGTATTGCTTTTCCTGAAGACAGAATCTGCCGTCATATTGAAGACCAGCTTATGGTAGGTGAAAATATAATGATTGCACCTGTCTATAAGCAGAATACGTTTGGAAGATATGTATATCTTCCGGAGGATATGACAATGATACGTTTCAGAAGTCTTGAAGACCGTGATGTTGTCCCTCTTAGAAAAGGTCATCATTATATCAATGTTGCCCTTCATGAAGTTCTTGTATTTGTCAGAAAAGATAAATTCTTTTTCACAGGTAAAGCAATACAGTCAACTGCAGAGCTTGAGAACAATGAATATACTTTCTATTGTGCTGACGGATACAAAGGCGAATATGAATTATTCACCGAAATTTATAAATCAGAACGTATACACAATTAA